Genomic window (Marinilabiliales bacterium):
TCTGTTACACTGCCAAGTCCCACGCCCTGTATATAGCTTGTATTGTATCTTGCTCCACCGGAGTTGTAATCCTTCCCGTTCTTTATGCAGTCCTCTGTCAGCAACGACAGGAAAGGAGCAGGAAGATGATCGCTGAACAGTTTCTCTATGGCCCTGTTCCCTGTAATCTTCAGGTCTGCAAAGTAATTTAGCTGAGCCCTGAAGGCAGCGGCAAGATCTTCGAAGGCGGCAAATTTTCCCGGGTCACCTGTCTCAGGACCCGCCTGTACCTTCGTACGCCTGTCATATCCGTTGTTAAGGGCAAGCTCCAGAATTTTTACCAGGTTGAAGTAGCCGGTAAGTATATATGCCTCGGCGCCGAAGGCCCCGGACTCAACGCATCCTGAAGCGCCCCCGTTTCGTGCGTCTTCAATGGATTTACCCTGGCGGAGAAGTTCCTGTATAATGGCATCTGTATTGAACAGCGACGGCTGTCCGAATCCGGTACGTATGATATCAAGTGATTTGTGGATAAGGGTAGCGGGATTTTTTTTGCTGACCTGCACCATGCTGCCCGGCTGAAGCAGCCTCATCTCCTTTATCACCTCCAGGATGAGGGATGTCATGTCGTTAACGCCGCAGGAGCCGTCTTCTTTTAAGCCCCCGAGGTTGATAAGTGCGAAGTCGGTGTAGGTGTTGCTCTCCTCTGCCGTCACACCTATTTTAGGAGGGGCCGGGTGGTTGTTGAACTTGACCCACAGGCACTGCAACAGCTCCTTTGCTTCAGCGGCGGTAAGCCTCCCTTCGGCGGAATCCTTTTCGAAGAAACCGGCAAGGTGCTGGTCCAGCCGTCCCGGACTGAACGAATCCCATGGATTAAGCTCGGTTATGACCCCCTGGTGTATGAACCAGTAATGCTGCAGTGCCTCATGGAACGTACGTGGTGCGTTTGCAGGAACATGGCGGCAGATTGCTGCCATCCTGCCGAGCTCCTCCCGGCGCGCCGGGTCCTTCTCTGTGGCCGCCATCTTTTCCAGGGCGACGGCATAGCGGCTGGCATAGGCAATCACAGCCTCCGCGGCTATCTGCATGGCTTTCAGCTGTGCTCTCTTTTTGGGGGCTTCAGGATCAGCGGTTTCAATGCCGGCCGATGCCTCTTCACACTCCTTGATAAGTCCGGCAAGTCCCTTTTTCCATGGTTTGTGTCCGAGTACAGTATGACCGGGGGCCCGCTGCTCCTGGAATTCTGTGAATACCCCTGCCTCATAGGCCTTTTTCCATTCCGGTGTCATCAGCCCCATGAGCCTGTCCCTGTTGGTCCTGCCTTTCCAAAAGGGTATGATGATATCGCGGT
Coding sequences:
- a CDS encoding glycyl radical protein; amino-acid sequence: MTNRVQQLRKQSLEAVNRLDHERALLVTEFYSNHADDAGPVPVQRALCLRHILENKKLWTGEGELIVGERGPAPKAAPTYPEITLHSVKDLEILSSRPKVSFAVKDETRRAYRDIIIPFWKGRTNRDRLMGLMTPEWKKAYEAGVFTEFQEQRAPGHTVLGHKPWKKGLAGLIKECEEASAGIETADPEAPKKRAQLKAMQIAAEAVIAYASRYAVALEKMAATEKDPARREELGRMAAICRHVPANAPRTFHEALQHYWFIHQGVITELNPWDSFSPGRLDQHLAGFFEKDSAEGRLTAAEAKELLQCLWVKFNNHPAPPKIGVTAEESNTYTDFALINLGGLKEDGSCGVNDMTSLILEVIKEMRLLQPGSMVQVSKKNPATLIHKSLDIIRTGFGQPSLFNTDAIIQELLRQGKSIEDARNGGASGCVESGAFGAEAYILTGYFNLVKILELALNNGYDRRTKVQAGPETGDPGKFAAFEDLAAAFRAQLNYFADLKITGNRAIEKLFSDHLPAPFLSLLTEDCIKNGKDYNSGGARYNTSYIQGVGLGSVTDCLTALRYHVYDRKTITMNKMLAALEADFKDFEILREELVFNTPKYGNDNDYADRHAILTFNIFFDAVDGKPNYRSGCHHINLLPTTCHIYFGKVTGAMPDGRRSAMPLSEGISPVQGADTLGPTAVLRSASKIDHIRTGGTLLNQKFAPSFFDDSESYNKLTALVRSWFRMDGHHIQFNVVSASTLRDAKKNPEQYRDLIVRVAGYSDYFNDLGEDLQNEIIQRTEQTTQR